ATAGAAGCAGAGCAACCCCCAATTATTTGCCAGAGAGCTTGATATAACTAACAACGGGCACAGCGCATGAATCAAAGCGATGATAAACCATCAATGGTAAGGGCTAACATTACGATTGTATGGTGCTAATATGAGGCCATTCTTTGGTCGCCACTGAATTAAGGAAAATAAAATGCACAAAACTCGATTGGCGCTCACTTTAATGATGGCCATCAGCTTAACAGCCTGTAGCGCTTCACCAACGGGTAGAAATCAGTTACTGCTTTTTTCTGATAATGATATGAGCCATTTAGGCGCACAGTCTTTTAGCCAGATGAAACAAGAAATCCCCATCAGTAAAGACTCTAAAACCAATAGTTATGTACAGTGTGTGGCAAATGCAATTACGGCTCAGGTACCTAAACAACCGGGCTTTGAACAGTGGGAAGTAGTGGTGTTTGAAAGCGATCAAGTGAATGCGTTTGCTCTTCCAGGGGGCAAAATTGGTGTTTACACCGGTCTTTTGAAAGTTGCGATTAATCAGGATCAGCTAGCGACAGTGCTCGGTCATGAGGTCGCGCATGTACTATCCAATCACAGTAATGAGCGTTT
This genomic window from Vibrio mimicus contains:
- a CDS encoding M48 family metallopeptidase; this translates as MHKTRLALTLMMAISLTACSASPTGRNQLLLFSDNDMSHLGAQSFSQMKQEIPISKDSKTNSYVQCVANAITAQVPKQPGFEQWEVVVFESDQVNAFALPGGKIGVYTGLLKVAINQDQLATVLGHEVAHVLSNHSNERLSQSQLANAGLQLTDIAIGASEYNQYRSLTMAALGVGVQYGVILPYGRSQESEADVLGLALMAKAGFEPNQSIELWKNMAKASGGNQPPELLSTHPSHSTRINDLSATIASLPPYQGNRAHCAM